The genomic interval CGACACGCCCCCCGCCATGACACTGACCTCGATCCCGGGGAAGACGAACGAGGTCATGACATTCTCGTTTGGCGGTCAGCAAGGGCGGACAGGTTTCGGTTGCCGAGGATGTCGAGACGTGCGGCTTCCCCGACAGCGACCACCTGACGTGCGTCGGATGATGAGGTGCGGGGTGTTCCGCCGTGAATGGTCTGATAGAAGTCGTCGAGGATTCGCTCGTCTGAGCCGTCGTGCCCCGACGTCGTTCCGTGGTCCATTCCGATGGGAATCTCAATATCGGCTTGTGCGTCGTATCCGGGCCTTCTCTTGTTCCAGATGCGGACGGAGCCTCCGTTGCTCGTGTCGCCGAAGTTCTCCAGACGTCCTTCATCTCCGATGATGCAGTAGTTTCTCCAGTAGTCCGGTGTGAAGTGGCACTGGCTGTATGATCCGATGATGCCGTTGGCGCACACAAGGTTGATGAATGACACGTCCTCCACGTCCATTGCCGGGTTGAGGTTCGTCTGGCTATGCGGTGGCCAGTTCCTGATGTCATTCTTGACCTCAGGCGTTGATGCGGAGGGCTGACGCAGGTGGCCGTACTGGTAGACGCGATTTGCTCCGATGGCCTGGACCGACGTGTATGTCGTGCCGAGAATGTAGGCCATGGCGTCGAGGTCGTGTGAGGCCTTGTGGATGAGCAGGCCCCCAGTCCTGCTGGACTCACAGTGCCAGTCCTTGAAGAAGTAATCTCCTCCCCGTCCGATGAAATGACGGATCATGAATGCCTGAGGGTGGCCAATGAGGCCGTCATCGATGGCGGTCTTGATGGTCTCAACGATCGGCATGAACCGCATGTTGTGCCCAACGTACAGGGTCCTACCGCATTGTGACGCGTATGTGATGAGGCGGTCCGCGTCAGCGACGGTCGTCGCGATCGGCTTCTCAATGAAGACGTGTTTTCCCGCACCGAGTGCCGCCATGGCAATGGTGGCGTGGGTCCAGTCAGGAGTGAGCACAAGAACGGCGTCGACGTCAGGTGACGTCACGGCCTCGGTGTAGTCGGTAAATGTCTGGAGGTGCGGGCTGGAGGCTGTGGCAGCGGCGAGGAGAGACGGGTCCGAGTCTGCAACAACAGTGAGCGTGAAGTGTTGCGGCAGTGAGGCAAGGACGTCATGGAGAATGCTGAAGCGCATTCCAGCCCCAATGGCGGCGAGTCGGATTGGTGTCGGCATTGCCTTCATGTCTCTCCTCGCCGCTTCTCAGCCCTTGACCCCGGAGGAGGCCAGGCCCTCGATGACGCGCTTCTGCATGGTGAAGAACAGCAGGAAGATCGGCGCCATCGCCATCGTCGAGGCCGCCATCATGAGGGTGTAGTCGGTCGAGTGCTCGCCCGCCAGGGTCGCGATGCCCACGCTCAGCGGCATGTTCTCCTCGCGGCTGGTCACGATGAGCGGCCACAGCAGGTCGTTCCAGGACCACAGGACCGTGGTGATCGTGACGGCGAAGAGGCTGGGGCGCACAAGCGGCAGCATGATCCTCCAGAAGATCTGCCACTGGTTGGCGCCGTCCAGACGCGCCGCCTCCTCCATCTCGTTGGGCAGGCCCATGAAGGCCTGACGCATGAGGAAGGTGGCGAAGGCGGAGAACAGACCGGGGGCGATGATTCCCCACGGCGTCTCCAGCAGACCCATGTCACGCACGATCCGGTACTGGCCAATGAGGTAGGACTGGCCGGGCACCATGAGGATGAGCAGCAGCGCCCCGAAGATGGGCCCGCGTCCGCGGAAGGGCATCCGGGCGAAGGCGTAGCCGGCCATCGAGGCCAGTACCAGCTGCCCGGCCGTGCGCGCCACCGTGATGAGCACGGAGGTGCCGAACTGCCGGAGGAACGGCAGCTTGGTGAAGACCTCTGTGTAGTTCTCCCAGTGCAGCGTGTCCGGGATGAGGGTCGGGGGCACACTGCGCACCTGGGCGTCCGTGGCCACGCTCATGAGGAGCTGGTACACGAAGGGGAAGACCATGACGAGCCCGCCGGCAAACAGCACGAGGTGCACGAGCCAGTAGCGCCGCTGGGTGCGCAGCACACGACTCAGGGAGATGCGGGAAGTCCTGCTGCGCTCAGACATAGTGGACCCACTTCTTCTGGCCGACGAACTGGACGAGGGTCACGACGGCAACGAACAGGAGGATGACGACGGCGACGGCCGCGCCCTGGCCCTGCGCCGAGTTCTGGAAGGCCTGCCGGTAGAACAGGGCCACCAGGGAACGCGTGTGCGGCTCCGCGGGGTTGCCGCGGCCGATCATCGCGTACAGGGCGTCGAAGAGCTGGAAGCCGCCGATCGTCGTCATGATGGTGAGGAAGAAGATCTGCGGGCTCAGCAGCGGCACCGTGATCGACAGGAACTGGCGCCATCCTGAGGCCCCGTCAATGGAAGCGGCCTCGTAGAGCTCGCGCGGAATCGCCTTGAGCCCGGAGGACAGGATGATGACATTGAAGCCGATGGAGGCCCACACCCCGAACACGGCGACGGCTAGTAGCGCCCAGCCGGGCGTGACGAGCCAGTAGGGCGGGCTGTCGATGCCGAAGCTCTTGAGCAGCTGGTTGAGCAGGCCGAAGTCGCCGTTGAACACGATCTTCCACACCTGGGCCACGGCCATGGGCATGGCCAGGTAGGGCATGAAGTACATCGAGCGGTACAGGCCCTTGAGACGCAGACCCGGCAGCTCGATCATCGCGGCGATGGCCAGCGACAACGGGATACCCAGCAGCACGAGCACCGTGTAGATGAGCGTGTTGCGGATTGCTGAGGGCAGGTCAGCGGAGGTCAGCAGGTCGGTGTAGTTCTCGGCGCCGACGAAGGTCGGGTTGCCGCCGAAGGCGTTGGAGCGCTGAGTCGAGACGATGAGGTTGGTGATGATCGGCCAGTAGTAGAAGACCGCCACGCCGAGCATGAGCGGGCCGATGAACAGCACCGGCCACGCCCCGACCCGGGAGGGGCCGCGTCCCGGCCCCTCCCGGTGGGCTCGGCCACCCCCACCGGCCGAGGCGGCCGTGATGGAGGTGGCTGCCATCACGCCTCCTCAGCCAGGGCCTCGTTCATGAAGGCCGCGAGTTCGGTGGCTGCCGTCGTCACGTCGGTCTCACCGGCGAAGGCGGGGTTGAGGTAGTCCGCCTCCTTGTCGGCCCAGACGCTCGTGTTCTTCGACACGGGGTAGGCAACCGAGTACTTCTCCGCGGCATCGACGAAGATCTGGCAGCTCCAGTCCGGGTAGGCGTCGATCCACGGCTGTTGCGTGCCCGTGAAGGCGGGGATGGCGGTGCCGTTCTTGCCCTCGACCTCCTGGGAGGCCTGGGAGGCCATGTGGATGGCCAGGGCCTTGGCGGCCGCCGGGTTCTTCGACTGGGAGGAGGTGGTCCAGGCCAGGCCGTGGATGACGGTGGCCTGCTTTGCCTTGGACGGCATGTCGATGACGTCGACGTCGGTGACCTCGCCGGAGAAGGACTCGACGATCTCCGGGCAGGTCCAGTCGCCGGCCCAGAACATGGCGGACTTGCCGTTGTTGAACATGTCGAGCGGCTTGGTGTCGGTGACGACGGTGGGCGGGGCGACGGAGCCGTCGGCGATCCACTCGGCCCAGCACGTGAGGCCCTCGATGGACTTGGGGTCGTCGAAGCCGGACTTGCCGTCCTTGATGATGAAGCCGCCGGCCTGGAGCATCGTGTTGTAGTAGGTGCCCTGGCCGTCGCCGTTAACGGTGGTGGCGCAGCCCCAGATGCCCTGGTCCTTGCCCCAGTCGCTGATGGCCTTGGCCTTGGCGTGGAAGTCCTCCCACGTCCAGCCGGCCGTCGGCAGCTCGACGCCGGCGGCCTCGAAGATCTTCTTGTTGTAGAACACGCCGATGGTGTCGTAGTCCTTCGGGATGCCGTAGTGGGTGCCGTCGTAGGTGTAGAGGTCCACCAGCGAGGCCGGGTAGCTGTCCCAGGGGACCTCGCCGTCGACGGGGGCGAGCATGCCGTTGGAGGCGTAGAGCTGGATGTTGGGGCCGTTCATCCACAGGACGTCGGGCATGGTGTTACCCTCGGCCTGGGTGCGCAGCTTGGTCCAGTAGTCGTTGTACACGGTGAGGTTGGTCGTCACCGTGATGTTCGGGTACTTCTCCTTGAAGGAGGCGATATTGGCCTCCACCGTGGGGGTCTGGTTCTTGTCCCAGTAGGCGAGGGTGAGTTCGGCTTCGGTGTCCGCGGTGATCATCTCGTCGGTTCCGGTTCCGGATCCGGAGCCAGATGAGGAGCCGCCGCCACACGCGGCCAGGGTGGCGGCGACGGCGATCATCGCCGTGCCGGTGAGGAAGTGTCTCCGGTTGAGGGACATGGTGTTTCTCCTTGGGTGGGAAGAGGTGCGAGCCGCCTTTGGCTCACACCCGGTTCTGGTTGTGGGTGAAGTAGGTGACGAGCTCGGGGTCGAGCTCGGGGACGGAACGGGGGGTGGAGCCGTCGCGCAGGGACTCGGCGGCCTGGATACCGGCAGCCACCGCGTACCAGGCGCCCAGCGGGGAGGTGTCGGTGACGATCCCGTGGCGCACGAAGCTGACGAACTCGGTGATGGTGAGCACGTCGGCGTCGCCGTGACCGCCGGCGTCGCCCAGGATCGGGAAGGTCTCGTCGCCCTCGGCCCGGTAGTCGGAGCGACGGTTCCACAGGCGGATGACGCCGCCCTCGCCGTCGCCGAAGTTCTCGATGCGGCCCTCGGTGCCGATGACGGTGTAGTTGCGCCAGTAGTCGGGTGTGTAGTGGCACTGCTGGTAGGAGGCGTGGACCCCCGAGCTCATGCGCATGAGGACCATGGACAGGTCCTCGACGTCGATGACGGGGTTGAGGTCGGTCTGCTCCAGCGGGGGCCAGTTGTTCTCGTCGAACCAGTCACCCATGAGCCGGTCGGAGTTGTCCCTGCGGTCGGTGACCTTGTCGTAGACGGTGAGCCCGCCCATGGCGACAACCTCGGTGGTGTGGGCGTCCGCGAGCCAGTGCATGACGTCGATATCGTGGGCGGCCTTCTGCAGCAGCAGGGTGTTGGAGTGGTGGCGGTCGGCGTGCCAGTCCTTGAAGTAGTAGTCGCCGCCATGACCGACGAAGTGGCGGCACCAGA from Actinomyces respiraculi carries:
- a CDS encoding Gfo/Idh/MocA family protein — its product is MKAMPTPIRLAAIGAGMRFSILHDVLASLPQHFTLTVVADSDPSLLAAATASSPHLQTFTDYTEAVTSPDVDAVLVLTPDWTHATIAMAALGAGKHVFIEKPIATTVADADRLITYASQCGRTLYVGHNMRFMPIVETIKTAIDDGLIGHPQAFMIRHFIGRGGDYFFKDWHCESSRTGGLLIHKASHDLDAMAYILGTTYTSVQAIGANRVYQYGHLRQPSASTPEVKNDIRNWPPHSQTNLNPAMDVEDVSFINLVCANGIIGSYSQCHFTPDYWRNYCIIGDEGRLENFGDTSNGGSVRIWNKRRPGYDAQADIEIPIGMDHGTTSGHDGSDERILDDFYQTIHGGTPRTSSSDARQVVAVGEAARLDILGNRNLSALADRQTRMS
- a CDS encoding carbohydrate ABC transporter permease, coding for MSERSRTSRISLSRVLRTQRRYWLVHLVLFAGGLVMVFPFVYQLLMSVATDAQVRSVPPTLIPDTLHWENYTEVFTKLPFLRQFGTSVLITVARTAGQLVLASMAGYAFARMPFRGRGPIFGALLLILMVPGQSYLIGQYRIVRDMGLLETPWGIIAPGLFSAFATFLMRQAFMGLPNEMEEAARLDGANQWQIFWRIMLPLVRPSLFAVTITTVLWSWNDLLWPLIVTSREENMPLSVGIATLAGEHSTDYTLMMAASTMAMAPIFLLFFTMQKRVIEGLASSGVKG
- a CDS encoding carbohydrate ABC transporter permease gives rise to the protein MAATSITAASAGGGGRAHREGPGRGPSRVGAWPVLFIGPLMLGVAVFYYWPIITNLIVSTQRSNAFGGNPTFVGAENYTDLLTSADLPSAIRNTLIYTVLVLLGIPLSLAIAAMIELPGLRLKGLYRSMYFMPYLAMPMAVAQVWKIVFNGDFGLLNQLLKSFGIDSPPYWLVTPGWALLAVAVFGVWASIGFNVIILSSGLKAIPRELYEAASIDGASGWRQFLSITVPLLSPQIFFLTIMTTIGGFQLFDALYAMIGRGNPAEPHTRSLVALFYRQAFQNSAQGQGAAVAVVILLFVAVVTLVQFVGQKKWVHYV
- a CDS encoding extracellular solute-binding protein — encoded protein: MSLNRRHFLTGTAMIAVAATLAACGGGSSSGSGSGTGTDEMITADTEAELTLAYWDKNQTPTVEANIASFKEKYPNITVTTNLTVYNDYWTKLRTQAEGNTMPDVLWMNGPNIQLYASNGMLAPVDGEVPWDSYPASLVDLYTYDGTHYGIPKDYDTIGVFYNKKIFEAAGVELPTAGWTWEDFHAKAKAISDWGKDQGIWGCATTVNGDGQGTYYNTMLQAGGFIIKDGKSGFDDPKSIEGLTCWAEWIADGSVAPPTVVTDTKPLDMFNNGKSAMFWAGDWTCPEIVESFSGEVTDVDVIDMPSKAKQATVIHGLAWTTSSQSKNPAAAKALAIHMASQASQEVEGKNGTAIPAFTGTQQPWIDAYPDWSCQIFVDAAEKYSVAYPVSKNTSVWADKEADYLNPAFAGETDVTTAATELAAFMNEALAEEA